A stretch of DNA from Microbacterium sp. LWS13-1.2:
GTCCCAGGATCTCCCCTCGGTGCAATGTGAGCGACACGTCGCGCACCGCCTTCACCGGCGGGTCGACCTCGTACTCGATCGACACGTTCCTCGCCGTGAGGACGGCATCGCGGTTCATGCCTCGACTCCGTTCGTGGTGCGGATCGACTCGACACCGCGTCCGGCGCGCTTGGCCCGGCGCACGCGCCGCGCGTTCTCCGGGGCGAGCCGGAGCTTCGGGTTGATGATCTCGTCGATCGAGAAGTTGATCAGCGACAGCCCGGCGCCGAGCAGCGCGATCATGAGGCCGGGCGGGACGAACCACCACCAGGCGCCGGTTCCGAGCGCCTGACCCGTCTGCGCGTCGTTGAGCATCGTGCCCCACGTGATCGATCCGGTGGGTCCGAGTCCGAGGTACGACAGACCGGCTTCGCCGAGGATGGCGAAGATGATCGCGAAGAGGAATTGCGCTGCCAGGAGGGGCAGCAGGTTGGGCAGGATCTCGACGCGGATGATGCGCACCGTCTTCTCCCCCGCCACACGGCTGGCGGCGACGTAGTCGCGTGACCGCAGCGAGCGCGCCTGCGCCCGGAGGACCACCGCCGAGCCCGCCCACCCGGTGATGCCGAGCACGACGGCCACCAGCATCCAGCTCCGCCCCGGGATATAGGTGGCGATCACCATGACGAGGGGAAGGCCGGGGATGACGAGCATGATGTTGGTGAACAGCGACAGGATCTCGTCCCACCAGCCGCCCTTGTAGCCGGCGATGATGCCGAAGACGATCGACAGGACGAGCGCGATGAGGCCCGCGGTGATGCCCACCATGAGCGACCCTCGTGTGCCCCACG
This window harbors:
- a CDS encoding ABC transporter permease, which produces MTPPVDAEVFAARDEASAARRGIRQLLPRMSLKLALGLLIVVGIVLFGILGPLFCQDPMDSDNPALSPPSPEHLLGTTKLGYDVLAQLAWGTRGSLMVGITAGLIALVLSIVFGIIAGYKGGWWDEILSLFTNIMLVIPGLPLVMVIATYIPGRSWMLVAVVLGITGWAGSAVVLRAQARSLRSRDYVAASRVAGEKTVRIIRVEILPNLLPLLAAQFLFAIIFAILGEAGLSYLGLGPTGSITWGTMLNDAQTGQALGTGAWWWFVPPGLMIALLGAGLSLINFSIDEIINPKLRLAPENARRVRRAKRAGRGVESIRTTNGVEA